The genomic interval ACGATATTTTTCTCTCCGGATACAATTCCAAGTACCCGGAGCTTCCCGGCGTCGCCTTCATATTCGAATTCGTATGCGTTCTTCACTTGCGATATCTATGGAATCGAGATCAACGGTTTTTCTTTCTCTGATCTATTTCTTCACGTGATCAGTCCACGATACAGAGGACGAACGAAACTTGCGTCAGTTGGATGGCACAAGAAAACGGATATTGAAAACGAGAAAAgggattatatatatttataaatttttaatcccGATAAacattgtattttacttttaatttttttaaattttgttcacattctttatttataaatttataaattatatataaagcCAATTCACCTAAGTGTGCATGTAAATCTAGTTCTTTTAGATCAGAAAACATATTAAACTTTTTTGTATATAAACTTGCAACATAAGTGAATTTCttgttattttattcattttgtatttgcatggattcaataaattttttatttcacattttttagttataaatgaaCTTTAGTTCACGTTTATTTGTATGAACTCTGGGCAGTAGGTGACTTCAGTTTCAATTCATAAATGAGAGAAACAGAAAAgcaaaacaacatataaataaagtaaaaacatACAAAGAGACTCCACAAATTAGGAAGTGGAAGACGTGGAACAAACGGAGAAATACAAAATTGAGAAGAGAAATTAAAAAGTTTTGCTGCATAGCACCGATAATTTATgaactttattttaaatagcgTTTGAATTtatactttataattttttatatttttttatttataattttataaatttatttttattattatttatatataaaatgtaaCGACTCgttaaaatactatttatttattatttttaatattttttttggtgtTATTACTTCTGCTTTTTTGTTCAagtaaaactattatttttatataatatattcattctttcaattattactaaaaaaaattcacataaaaaTGTTTAACTTTATCTATGACAAAAATCTCAATCAAAATACCACAAAATTTACAAAGGTATGTATGAACAGAGTTGGActcaatttctttaattttttgtcaaaataactcataaatttttttatcttattcatctaataagaaattcataaagttaaatttattttttatgtcaaattgTAAGCTGtaaatgaattgttttttttacaattatcaaatatagtaaaataaataagtgagTAAACATGAGAGATGTATCATATAAATTGGGTGATCACAGTGAAAGGAGCAATTATATTGAGAGCAACATAAATCACGAAGAGAGGTGAAAACTTTAAGATAATATCATCTAACTAACGACGTgaagaagaataaaatataagaaataaagtGAAGTAGAAAATTTAATTgagtacaaaaaaaaattggttaaaacaaTAGGAAgaaaattggataaaaatatcatattttttgttattttaaattaattaattatatcattttatattattaaaagttaaatttaccaaatattttaatttcaattaattaatttttcaactatAAAGTATCAGTTATCAACTATCAAGTAGCTTATAGCTTAATTTTACATAACCTAAAGCTAACAATACAACAGtctatttattatatatctaaaaaaattaatgtctaACACTATTATCAATTTACCtcaatattttaatgtattataaGTTTAAggattaaatagtttttttattactaaatgataaaattttcaatttatattattttttcttttatttttatttatattttattacttttatttttatttttcttccctcgcttatttttcttatatgtttatatatatatatatatatatatatatatatatattaataaaaaagtgcattttgctattattttaatattaacatatattatgGTACACGATTAATGTGAATTCAAATCATTTGAGTTGaatctataatatatttaattaattaactaaacttaattgattaaaattttaaaatattattcaacaATTTTAATTGATACCTTGGTTCGATTTTagagagagataaaaaaaaaatcaaaaccaattaaaaataCTTGGTTTGATTTCATTGGAATTttgcaatattttataaaaaaaatacgaatTCAAATGAAATTGATAAATTTCAAGTTAGTTTTGTTTAGTTTAATATGATTgtcatgttttaaatttaaaatattttggtttaatgacaattttgagtattttattttcatcaatttgatAAATTAGTCATCTTATTTAGAAATCCAACAGTTTTTGtcattttgttttcttcaattttttaactaaaaaattaagatatgacatattttaaacGACATGACATATGATATAAGAATGTGAAATGATCCATACTTATGAAATTGCAATGAAATCCTATTAAAACTTTagtttttacttttaaagttattcatttttgtaatttaattaataatatataataattaagacATCTAAATGACTATACGTCACCATATCGTATGACTCATCgtataaaatatagtaaatcacaatttttttttagttaaaaaacatGTAAGAGTAACAaaaacttgaattttaaaataaaagaaccaaTTATGATATAATTGACGAAAAAAAGAGAACCAAAATTGGACTAAGTcaaaacttttttataaaagacaaaTTTGTTTTCATACACAATGATGCAACCAATGGTTTTGTGGTATTTTTTCACGAAATATGACCGAAACCAATCTTTTGGATAATATTTGTGTATAAATCATACACCGGACAAATGTGTATCAATGATGAAATAgttaaacaaattttctttcacaaatttattaattaaaagagaACCGTGTATTTCACAAATGGATTAATTAAAGGATAAACGTGTCTTTCACCAATAGTatgttaattaaaatatgtttttacaTGAATCAACTATAATTTACCGGTCAATTATTTGATGCAAGTAAATTTTGCACCACACAAAAGTTTATTTCTACCATTAGATTAGTAAGTTCCACAATTAAATCATAAGATTTGATGAAACTTATAGATCAAAtggtataaaataaatttgttaaaataacacGAGATAATTGTTTTTCATCGGTCAAAAGTTTCATTATTAACGTGTCTATTGAATGTTTTCtacttaaaaattaaagaatattataatacactaattataatattatatataaattatatgttgGAGAAATATATGGATATAGATAAACTATATTATTTGTGCAATACAATTATAACTAAATGCACAAATCATACACTGGACAAATTTTAGtcactaattaaattttttttatcttatactaataaattatttaagtgGTGGTAATTCATATATCAAGTAGTTAagagaaaaatatgtatttaattataagtgtgtctcttgaatatatttttgataaaactaaataaaactgTAATATATTATCGATAATTTATAATACAAACCATACACAAGATATAtgtttaaaacttcaaaaaatttagaacacatttgaaaaacttaaactttaattattatttttttttataaatgaaaataaaaatagataatttatgtaaaatatgcGGATAAAAGTATAATTGCAGACATAAAGGTAAAGGTTTCCTTGAATATTTATATACTCtataaaagataattataaaaagaatatttaatagataaactataaataatttttacattcaTCCCCTATTTGAGgaacatatttttataataaaacataatttcattaaatatatgatacactaattataatttactatacAAATCacacaagataaatatttattatagtcaattatttaacatttactATACAAACTAAACGCAAAACATATTTGTCACTGATgcatataaagtaaaaaaaattatttggaaaTTAAGAAAAGTGTgtaaaaaattatgacaactaattataatttattgtacgAATCAATTATAGGACAAATGTTACTTAATGTcactaatcaattaattaaaaggtggtcatttgtgaatcgattaattaagaaataaatatgcacaagaaaaatatttgtctacaacaagaaataaatatgcacaattagttaataaattttttagatctATATTCAAATTCTATAAACAACTCTTTCGACCTACAACAAGAAATTTAGATTAATGTTGATGTCGACAATAATTATATCATACTAAAATTTAATAGATCAAGAAATTAATCTTTATTAACATATTTACAActttaaacttttaatatttattttaatctaaaactttttttattatattaatttcaccattaaaattatttcaaaaaattaattaatatttgtttctaaataagaatatttaatttacatgCTCGGACGAATATTTTGCCagtatattgataatataaaagaCAAATTATGGATGAAATAGAAATTTGAAGTCAAACATAGCATATTTAATTGGTTTTGTGGAACCAATTATTGTAACATTCTGGgtcgttttaatttttttagaaattctGGTATAATCTCAAAATTCgatctttaattaaaaaatataatttcaataactaaaaattaataaaatattttagtttttatacaTCTATCAATTAAATATCCACCATCACGATTTAATAATCGAATATAAAAAGAAGACTCCGATAATATGCTAatgatataattgattttttttacaataagaatttatttattttgacaaaacacCAAAAAGAATTTAAAAGCTTATTTTATACGCCAAACGGTACTATATAAACGAAACCTTTATTTCTAAACTCAGAATACGAAATATTTGTCAGGTATAGAATTGGGATTTTAGGGTTTTGTACGAAGATGATAGAGGTGGTGTTGAACGATCGATTGGGGAAGAAGGTTCGTGTGAAGTGCAACGACGATGACACAATTGGAGATTTGAAGAAGCTGGTTGCGGCACAGACGGGCACGAGAGCCGACAAAATCCGAATCCAAAAGTGGTACACCATTTACAAAGATCACATCACTCTCAAGGATTACGAGATTCACGATGGCATGGGTCTCGAACTCTACTACAATTAAACTTCAAGGttcctttttccttttaatttttcgacatagttatttttttttttaataatcagtGATCATGTTATTTCTTGTGTCAATAGTTTGAATTATGTTTTTAGCACCTGTAAATGGTGTTTTTGGGAATTTCTTCTTTGTTGTTATGTCCATGTTTCTGAAggtttattgaaaataataataatttgttttagtGTTACGAAGAGACATTTTATTGGAGTTGAAACTTAGTGACTTTGCGAGACTATAATTTAGGGTTTATGTAATTTGAATTCATGGTTGACCCATTGATGTGCACGGCTGGGGTGAGGGATTGTAGTTTTGATGTAGTTTGAAGCATTATTAGCCATTGGTGTTAGTTACATGATATGAAATTATGGAGTTTCTTAAGTGGCGTGGTAGTTGCTTCTTCTTGTTGGGATTGTGTAGAAGGGAGAGAAAATAATGTCTTATTGGATGTTAGATTTACACTACTGGTGCATATCCCCTTTTCTGCCTTGTTCATTAGCATAGATTATACTGATGAACTGAATCAAGATGAATGGGTTGAATCTAACTTGATTGATCTtagtgaaaaaagaaaaaaaaagaaatcacCTCACCTGTGTTTTCTTTATAGTAATAGATAACTGATAGATTATGATAAAAGTTAGCAAGGTTAATCTTTATAATCcaattatttaaataagaaaTCTACTGGtgtatctttttcttttgatgttTCATATTCTGTAAGCCTTATGCATTCTGTAATCAATAtgctttttttctttcagatttgaatttttgaaaataatctttGCATTTTCTTGTTTGTTTCACAGGCATGTTTTATTTGGGATGAATATGTCATTTGGAATGGCCAAAAGATCCACTGGATTGTAATAATGTACCTCCTATAATGATATTGGGTTTAATTTACTATTGGAACAACCAGTTgtgacctatatatatatatgtaatataCAGACTTATCTGAGTTGTTCCTTGCTTCATATGTACGTAGCATTTATCTGCTCTATTCAATCTAGTGCGTGAAGCCTTTGATGACTCAGTTTCATTTGAATTAATGTCAATGGTATAATTTAGGTTTTCTTTAATTGACTGACATTGGATCTTAGGATTTCATTGCAAAGTTTACATAAGTGCACAAgttaaatgtttaaaatatatatagtaccAGACAGGGgtcatttgatattttaatgaGGTTCAACACTTGTCCTTTGACTCATACTTGTAAGCGTACCAACTTCAATACTCTACTTATACCCTTTGGGTATATATGTATCTGCACTTGTTATTTGTAGTTTTACTGtaacaaaatgataaataaCAGTATTTAATGGTATTTAAAAGAGTAAAATGGTTATACATTATCAATGTAGAATGACATCCAATGAAAGGTGGAATTATGTGGCAAAGTAGTGGATTATCATTGGATGTGAGtgtaatattattttccaccgaaaattattttatactaactGGACATACTATTTATCTCCTATTTAAAATCCCATCACAAAAGTTACAAACAAAAGTCTCTCTCATATTTGTTGAGCTCCCTCACTCATTCTTATCTTCTATTCCTTTTCTTATCTTTTTATAAATCTCACCCCACAATTAATCACCAAAGTTAAGGAGGAACAAAGGATGGAATCAAGGAGGTGGAATGACGGTGACAAAAGAGAGTATTCTATGCATAAAGTCCATTATTGTATCAATGGGCCCGATTAATCTTATCTGATAGAAATAATatggtttgtttttttttttatattctataaAATATACTTCTACATTGATGAATTCGAAACGCACTGGAAGTaggaaaaaaaactaatttagaaataattttctattaagAAGCACACGTAATGGGTCATTTCAAgtcaaaaatcattttgtattttaaaaattattttattaaaaaaattattttttgattaaaaatgaaaagctaaaaatagtagtttgttggttttgttttttaaaattttgaaaattctaaattttcttccgttaatttttaataagtttttatatataaggTTACATCAATTCATTAGTTgtgtttttttcaatttttttatctttacatGACGCAGTTTTCTAATTTCATGGGACTCTCATCTAACTTTACATctaataaatgttatttttttcttttaatttttctacatcattgtttttttgttgtgtgtttatttattgtttGTTAAGAGTACTCAATTacattgattaaattttaaaatttgttaagaaatggtcattataatttaaaaaaaaaattatttttacaaaattatatacaaataagttaaaaatcatttttataatagtaaaccaataaaaattaagtttttttttaaaaaaatctctaaaaaataatctttaaattatttaaaacaaaaattatttttatttaagtttaaacaAACACGCAATATTAGTCCatagttgaaacttgaaagAAGTAATGATTACTTCAACTCAAACTTTATCCAGTGCAAATTGAGCTTAAAGAAGTGGACCGGAGTATGCTATTTTGAATTACGTCAGTGTCCTTATTAAATGAGttcaatatataacattttaaaaaaatattaaagtgtttaaaaaatttaatttgttcatcataaaatattcaaacaatagaataaaattattctattttatcctacttcattctattttatttcaatcCGTTCAGCTATGTTcgttttaaaatatctaaatatatcttaaaagaaattatcattttgtttgatttattttgccTTAGTGAACCACAAATTTTTTGccacaaaacaaattaaaaatcgTGGCCATAGTGgaaattcaaaacattttgaaatctaaaacaaacattaaaGTTAAGGTTTTTTATGTAAGataaattaacattaaaaatcacgagtcttaaaaaaaaaatatagaattttagttatttatcttttattcaatatttttttttaattatttatcttcattttggttcattttcttttataagtaatatattttaattcttatcataatcacaataaaaattataacattcaGTCATTAAAATCTCTTCCAATAATTACCAATATATATCTGATataatattctttcaaaaaacATTCATTTAATCCAATAATAAAAGAAAGATGAGtgtataaaatgaaatatattttatcaaaatttaatgcATTTTCACCACATCCTTAATAAGATTACACATTTAAATTGCTTGAGAGAGTtatgatgaaaaaaattaaaatacactacttataaaagataaatgattaagatatattaaaaaataaataaaaaactgaaacaaatattaaataaaagataaatgacccaaataattttattttttttacctttttaacaaaaatagaacTAAGTAAATCAAGAATGTCTTTCGTTTCATACCAATAAGCATAAAAGCTTTGAGATCACCATCTGAGCTAGTAAACAGATAAATAATACGTTTTTCACTTATTTACTAACATATGAGAAGTATTGATTTCTTGGGACATTCTCAATGTTACAACATACATTTAATTTAGtacatataattatttaaaatttattaacagaAAATTAATTTCCTTACACAGACATGAGATATGGTCATTGTTGCGGCAGCAGTACACCATCAACTTCACTACTTTTGTCGGTAACGTCCTGGGCATCCGGGAGATCTTTAATAGTCTGCAAAAGTATAAAAGAATTGTTGTATCATTGACCATAACCTGacaatatcaacaatattaCTCAAATAGGTTGACAACAAGATGAGGTTAAACAATCATTTGAGTTGATTGAATTTACTATTTAGGACTCGTTTAGTGCTCATGATAAATTAATGACAAATAGAATAAGAGTTGGATATGAACCATAGAGTCCACCAAATAGTATTGTCTCATCATATCATGTGTTTGATCGATTCAAATAATGACATATTATGAAACAActtatataaatgataaaattacgCTTTTCTCAGTTAGCAAGGGCAGTGATGAAGGGGTGTAGAGCAGCAGCTATGGTGGTAGAGAGTGTTGGGTGGCAATGGTGAAAGGTGATAAGAGACGGCAGTGATGGAGAGTGATGTACATTAGCAACAGTTGCAGTGGGAGAAGATGATGGGCAACTGCAATGGTGGAGGGCTTCGAGTACATGTGTGGAAGTAACGGAGATAAAAGGGAAGAAGAAAGAGACACGGACAAGGGTGAAAGAGGGAAAAAAATCCTATCTCATACTGTAAGTTTCTAGGCAATCCCCCATAACTAGATTACTTTTTAGTTAGAATGAAAATATAAGCTTTTATCTTTTACTAAATCACCAAACTATGTATCAAATCATGACATGATGATGACAGCTCTCCCTTATCTTGACCTTCAAAGAAGTTCTTAGTTTAAGTACCTGATAGAGAAACCAAGAAACGAAAGCATCTGTGGCAGCATACTCTAGTTGCTCCTTCGACAAAAAAGGAGTCTCCCAATTCCCCAGTCTTATTTCGCTGGGCTTTTTAAGCTACAAACAAAAAAAGCTTGGTAAACACCCTATCAACATATTTCTTCACCTTAGGAAAACTGAACTCAAAGCATACCTGTTTTGATAAAAGTTTTTCGGTCAAAGATGCAAGACCCCACTTATGAAGACCTCCCCCTAGCTTTTGATTAGCATGAAAAGAAAGATCTTCCACACCTTTAATAGATATGCTACAATCTCTAGAAATCTTAGCAGCATCACCACCAATCCCAGCTCCAACCTTGTAAATGTCAAAAACTGTattgtattaaaatattatatattattacttaTAAATTATGACAACTGATTAGTTCCAATAGATAGACGAAaacaacaagaaaaataaaatacagtttaatgtaaataaaaacCTTCAAAATTGTGGAATCTTCTAGTAAAAGCTGTAGATTTTGAGGGATTCCAGAATGAATTAGATGTAGAACAAGACAATGACTAGGGTCAGCACATATCTGCATCACTGCTACTTTCCCAGGTGGAACACCTATAGAAGTTTCATACAATACTAATTCAGTAATTTTAAGTTATGGTCAGGATTATGGTTTTACAGGAAAAACTTTTCTTCAGCTGAAAAGGTAAGAACATAGGTGGCATTGCAACAAAGCTATTACAGGATAGATAATCCATAAGCTATGTGACCAAGTAAAGAGCCAAACAATTGACTAGAATGAGGAAGTTTTTTACTTGATCCATAAATCTTTACTTCATACACATTACTACATGAAATAGAGACTTGAGTTGAGCATGAACCTAGACTTCCTTAAAACAGTAAACAATCTATATGATATAGGTAGTGATTTTGAAAGTCTGCAAAACAATGAATATGTTGTAAGGGTGATATGATTCTTGCTTGTTCTTCTATCAATAAAATTATCGAATTTT from Cicer arietinum cultivar CDC Frontier isolate Library 1 chromosome 5, Cicar.CDCFrontier_v2.0, whole genome shotgun sequence carries:
- the LOC101490403 gene encoding ubiquitin-like protein 5, with product MIEVVLNDRLGKKVRVKCNDDDTIGDLKKLVAAQTGTRADKIRIQKWYTIYKDHITLKDYEIHDGMGLELYYN
- the LOC101490726 gene encoding 3'-5' exonuclease-like encodes the protein MNYSGEGNREEEEVGLPRLASFVCECDPLSEEDLEAIDATLQSSLPKSNNITSHSPPRRCLPSSLVALQLPPSLSFSCSQGSSKMRLPVIKFSGQIMYSRTFDDVEKSVTKFLKKLEEKKRKMLQIAIGFDIEWRPTFKRGVPPGKVAVMQICADPSHCLVLHLIHSGIPQNLQLLLEDSTILKVGAGIGGDAAKISRDCSISIKGVEDLSFHANQKLGGGLHKWGLASLTEKLLSKQLKKPSEIRLGNWETPFLSKEQLEYAATDAFVSWFLYQTIKDLPDAQDVTDKSSEVDGVLLPQQ